The nucleotide sequence CTATAGCGTCACACACTACGCCCAGCAGTAGGCAACACTGCCTATACACACCGGTCAACCACCGATCTACTTTGGTAGGTGACACATCATCTCAACTCATGCATGCATAGGTAATTATACCGACTCATATcctggtccctactatacttGTGCATTAGTAGTAAATGAgtataagctaaatgcatgcaaCGCCTAACTCAATGTCATGCAGGAGTATATGTATATGCCTCAAACaaatcatacctgccatgacgtcgTGTGCCTCAAACTCGGCAGGCTCCTCGActtgagcggcgaacacccggcCACTCAGAGCCGACCGGGTCGCCTCGAGCTGACGCGGCGCCCTCGCAGGTCCCGCAGATACGGCAGTAGGCGTAACTCCACCAAACTGCCTCGGGGGCACTGGGGCGGATGCAATAGACGGGACAGGCGGCGATCCCTCTGGACACTGACGGCTCATATGCCCCGCCTGACCACACCTGAAACATCGCCCCGCCCGATGCTCACAATTTCCTGCGCGATGCTCcccaccacagatcacacatCGCACAGCTCCCTGGCTCTCGAACTGtctcctcggatgcttcgggggcttcttggaactaGACTGTCCCCTCGAGCTACCGCCAGGTCGTTTCTTCCCCTTGTCTTTCTCGGacgcctcgcgctcctctcgcacgtgggcatcaccatgctccgcccacaatgctcgatCAAAAACCTCGGCAAAAGTCGTGAGCTTAAACAGCTGCACCGCTTTATATATCCACGGCCGAAGTCTCCGCAAAAACCACTCGGCTCGATCTGCGTCATCCTTAACAACATCTGGGACGCAGTCTATgatatgggagaactcctgctcgtagtccgccacGGAACGATCCCCCTGTCTCAgtttgcggaacttctcctttaacttccgcttctcggtgtcggggaagtaatttccaaacatctccctcttgaactcctcccagagcatgGGTTGAAGGTCagagggtcgatcccgcttcaaccgcttccaccacaccttcaccGCTTTTccaaggcaatgggtggcgagatacaccttgtcttTCTCGGAGGTATAGAGATCCTCAAAAAGTGTCTCCATtgagtcaatccatgactccaccatcAACGGCTCCACTTTCTCCCCTTCAAAAAttggtgggttgaacttcttgagtCTGATAAGAGCCGTCAACGAGCGCTCTCGCTCCATCTCCTCGGCCGCCACATCGGGTAtcgccgaacccgaagctgCCGGAGGAGCACTTGCTGGCGGGGAATGCGCCGCCGCCGGGGCTGCCGCAATGCccacaccctcagccgcattAGGCGCGCGAGCCGAGGGCACGGGCGGACCACGGCCTTCAACTGCTGTCGCGGCTGCTGCCGCCACCTGCCGCTCCAAAAgttcctggagccgctcgaccTGACTGGTTAGCGCGGTAACTTGCGCTCGTAACTCCTGCACCTCGCTAGGCCCAGCAGGCTCTGGCGCCATCGGAGGTCCAGCCTGCTCTGACACCTCCGAAGACGGTGCCGGAACAGATCTGCGCATgtagcgtct is from Ananas comosus cultivar F153 unplaced genomic scaffold, ASM154086v1, whole genome shotgun sequence and encodes:
- the LOC109705190 gene encoding uncharacterized protein LOC109705190 — protein: MSPRRYMRRSVPAPSSEVSEQAGPPMAPEPAGPSEVQELRAQVTALTSQVERLQELLERQVAAAAATAVEGRGPPVPSARAPNAAEGVGIAAAPAAAHSPPASAPPAASGSAIPDVAAEEMERERSLTALIRLKKFNPPIFEGEKVEPLMVESWIDSMETLFEDLYTSEKDKGKKRPGGSSRGQSSSKKPPKHPRRQFESQGAVRCVICGGEHRAGNCEHRAGRCFRCGQAGHMSRQCPEGSPPVPSIASAPVPPRQFGGVTPTAVSAGPARAPRQLEATRSALSGRVFAAQVEEPAEFEAHDVMAGMICLRHIHILLHDIELGVACI